The Nematostella vectensis chromosome 6, jaNemVect1.1, whole genome shotgun sequence region TTTTGACTGCTTTATTGAtcacatttgtaataatagtcttcttaataataataatgaagcATATATTTGCTTCTGCCTTTGCACTCATTTGTGTCCTTAACAGAGTTCCACTTAAACTACAGGTGAAATCTCCTTTTTTCATATGGTACATGTACCTttatttgccccccccccccctcagcaaatcTTGACTAAGCCCCTGAACTATTGAAATTCTTGCAATTATGAAATATTATCTAATGGATCTCCCAAACACCCTGGACAGAACTTTTTGTTAGAAATGCTAGTAAGGActgtttgtttattatttgaataaattaaagTCAGCAAACTGATTTGTATTGCTgattgtcattttatttgttaggTTTTTCACCTGGCACCCCAAGGTAACATCATTCTATTGGACTGGATGACTGCTGGTCGGATGGCTTGTGACGAAGCCTGGCAAATGACCAGGTATAAATGCGTTATGCTAATGAAAATACAAtgtattatcatcaccatcatcattgtctTTGTCGTCTACAGAGATTTCTCGAACGAAgatccttatatttttttattttttcgagGGTTATCTAGGCAGGCTTGTTTGGCCAGGGTTTTCTGAATGGGGTGTGCAAAGTCTTAGGAATCACATGGCAAAAGAATAGTATTTGCGaagatccttcaataagaaattacctacTTTTTTGCAGCCAATGGGGTGCACACACTCCCTTTGTAAGTCCTGTAAAGAGCTCAAGCATTCACTAaacattgtttattttttatgcagTTGTTCCTTGCAAAATGAAGTCTACATTGATGGCAAATTAGTGTTTGGGGATTCTATGACTCTGGCCCAACATAGTGATAACCTATTGCAATACAAGATGGGGAAAGTTAAGGTATAACTTACGTTTTTTCCAATATGCTATCTCTAAGGATTATAAAATCCTTCAACCACAACCAATTTgatatctcttaggggtaagaatttctgttgaccacgcccaaaGTGCCATCCCTTATAGGGTTTAGATCAATTTTGCAGATGATCACCCCTGTCTGTTTTAATCAGAGCCTCCCCCCCTAGGCTgttacatctgagacacaactgcataaaacaaatttcattCTTTATTTCATAGGTGGTTGGTACATGTGTTATCATTGGCCCATATTTTAAGGATAAAATCTGTTCGATCCAGGAAAAGGTTAAGTCATTTCACTGTAAGTAGTAGTAATAGAGCAGTTATCAGATCGAACTAACAAAGAGGCTTTAATGTATAGTGACAATATTAAGGGAGCGGTAGTTTATtacgggggtggggggggggctggcaaatatgtaggggggctacattttttttaggtgcctaTTTAGGGGGGTCACAGTTCAGGTACTgatcttgtctttatataaataaattttgagaaCCCCTCTAATGGTTGACAGACAAAGCTTCCCTTTCCAATCTGTTTAACAAAACGAATACTTttaaatgtcaaaatgtctttgtaaaatttgtatttgttgtttatctctgtGGCACTCTTAAATAAGCGAAAGTGACAATTCACCCTAAACTTAATTAAAAAGGACAAAATTGACATGCTAGCTGAtccatattttaataaaagttATATTCAGTCACACTCAGTATATTAAGTCTCTTTGGTTTTAAAGACATAATTAtctaatataaaaaaagggaGGGGTTCAAATTTTTGGGCCATCGGTTAGGGGGGGCAGGACTTTTGAGCTTTGATTTGAGGGGGggtaatgatttttttagcccagggttttgcaaaaatacccacccccctcccagtaattaatgaccgctccctaCTATGGTTCGGGCTTTACATTTCTTAAAGGCTAACATCAATACTGAATCTGCAGATAGTGAGTCGaaatattgtatttttaaCTGTATTTAGATTATGCTCCCTTCCCATTCTTAAAATCTTTGTTATGTTCCAACTTCTGTAATTATGAATGCAGCTATCATTGTTTCTTTTCTAGATAAATACAAGTATAACAATGTGATTACTATTTCTGCAAGCCCGCTTGCACCATTATGTGATGGCATAGTCATCAAACTCATGTCAACTGAAGAGGCAGAGATGGTAAGAAAATTTACACAACAGTGATGTGCAGACAATCTGAAAATCTGATAtcaaaaatgtttcttttcaGGTACAACAATGTTTTTCTGATATCATTGCTGATGTGGTGCCGAATATTGGTGGGGATCCCCTTATAAAACAGTAGACATAAGTATAGATGCAGTCAGAGGTCTGACCAGGAATGTTTTTAAAGGTATGCCAAGAAAGGTGTAAAAATGCTTTTTATTAAGCAATACAGTATTTCACTTAAAATGATCATCACAATTCTATTTGTGTGGTAAATATAAGCATGCAGTATTTGTGTACAGGTAGCTTCATCTATGCATGCTCTTATTTTTGCCTTCAATTATCTGTGAGCCACAAAAGAAATGCATGCAGGAAAGGTCTGATGTGTCGATGAACAGGGGTTATCCTGAAATTTCAGAAAGGGTGCATGATAGTGTAATAGGCAGGGCCTGGACAAACCCAAATTGCAAATCACCTTAGACAATACAGCAAATGTATGGGGAAATCTCAGGGGGGTGGGCACCTCCACCCCTTCtccttatttatttctatttcattTTATCATTTCATTTCATCTCTGCTATTATTTCTTGTCGCTCATGG contains the following coding sequences:
- the LOC5514605 gene encoding urease accessory protein D isoform X2, whose translation is MSMSVLPSKSSVVEQEMFLLRNPHFVLGVILKLLVPKYASENPRCKWLYLIAYGGGLVEGDSITLHVEVEKNASVVLTSQASTKVYHSERGRTTSQKISAMVADGALLAVLPSYLVCFKDALYKQDQVFHLAPQGNIILLDWMTAGRMACDEAWQMTSCSLQNEVYIDGKLVFGDSMTLAQHSDNLLQYKMGKVKVVGTCVIIGPYFKDKICSIQEKVKSFHYKYKYNNVITISASPLAPLCDGIVIKLMSTEEAEMVQQCFSDIIADVVPNIGGDPLIKQ
- the LOC5514605 gene encoding urease accessory protein D isoform X1; protein product: MLSPTRHHVTVEGHARFELDSEDDKTVCTHLQFTYPLKLLVPKYASENPRCKWLYLIAYGGGLVEGDSITLHVEVEKNASVVLTSQASTKVYHSERGRTTSQKISAMVADGALLAVLPSYLVCFKDALYKQDQVFHLAPQGNIILLDWMTAGRMACDEAWQMTSCSLQNEVYIDGKLVFGDSMTLAQHSDNLLQYKMGKVKVVGTCVIIGPYFKDKICSIQEKVKSFHYKYKYNNVITISASPLAPLCDGIVIKLMSTEEAEMVQQCFSDIIADVVPNIGGDPLIKQ